The following are encoded together in the bacterium genome:
- a CDS encoding hydroxyacid dehydrogenase has product MPDIKIVFFEVEDWVREYLADSSLAPHQSKMINKALDESNVQEAADADAISIFIYSKIDKAILDKLPNLKLIATRSTGYDQIDLDECDRRGITVCNVPRYGENTVAEHAFALILGLTRKMKAAVMRANQLDFHIEGLRGFDLYGKTLGVIGAGAIGLHSIRIGRGFGMKVLAYDAFPQQILAEVLGFEYTSFDNLLAESDIITLHVPLLKDTYHLINKDNISKIKRGAMLINTSRGAVVETQALVKALDEGILAGAGLDVLEGEESIKEEAQLLSEMLPVEKLRAIVHSYALLHRDNVIITPHVAFYSIEAEHRIIDTTIDNIESFLRGTPINVVKAKR; this is encoded by the coding sequence TTGCCTGATATCAAGATTGTGTTCTTTGAAGTTGAAGACTGGGTGCGTGAATATCTTGCAGACAGCTCTCTTGCGCCTCATCAAAGCAAGATGATAAACAAGGCGCTCGATGAGTCCAACGTGCAGGAGGCTGCGGACGCCGATGCCATATCCATATTCATTTACTCAAAGATCGACAAGGCGATTTTGGACAAGCTGCCCAATCTCAAACTCATTGCGACCAGATCCACCGGCTATGATCAGATCGACCTGGACGAATGCGACAGGCGAGGTATCACAGTCTGCAACGTCCCCAGATATGGCGAGAATACAGTCGCCGAACACGCTTTTGCATTGATCCTCGGCCTCACACGCAAAATGAAGGCGGCTGTTATGCGCGCAAATCAGTTGGACTTTCATATAGAGGGTTTACGGGGTTTTGATTTGTATGGCAAGACTCTGGGTGTCATTGGAGCCGGGGCAATTGGCCTGCACAGTATCAGGATCGGGCGAGGGTTCGGCATGAAAGTGCTGGCATATGACGCATTCCCTCAGCAGATTCTGGCCGAGGTGCTCGGCTTTGAATACACATCTTTTGACAATCTACTTGCCGAGAGCGATATCATCACACTCCACGTTCCCCTGTTAAAAGACACGTATCACCTCATAAACAAGGATAACATCAGCAAGATCAAGCGCGGCGCGATGCTTATAAACACGTCGCGTGGAGCCGTGGTCGAAACACAGGCTCTCGTGAAAGCGCTGGATGAGGGAATACTTGCCGGAGCCGGGTTGGATGTACTCGAGGGAGAAGAATCGATAAAGGAAGAGGCACAATTGCTCTCGGAAATGCTGCCCGTCGAAAAGCTGCGCGCAATTGTCCACAGCTATGCCTTGCTGCATCGGGATAATGTGATAATCACGCCGCACGTGGCGTTCTATTCAATCGAGGCAGAGCATAGGATCATCGACACCACGATTGATAATATAGAGAGCTTCTTAAGAGGCACGCCAATAAATGTGGTAAAGGCAAAGCGCTAG
- a CDS encoding DUF86 domain-containing protein, producing the protein MKDYRVYLVHILESIEKIEKYTAQGRDSFFGQEIVQDAVMRNMEIIGEAVKHITQDIRDQHPEIPWRKMAGLRDILIHDYEGINLARVWDVVEHDFVSVKKAISQLLPPLDRLENEIAGEN; encoded by the coding sequence ATGAAAGATTATCGCGTTTACCTTGTTCATATCCTTGAATCGATCGAGAAAATAGAAAAATATACAGCTCAAGGCCGGGACAGCTTTTTCGGGCAGGAAATAGTGCAGGATGCTGTCATGAGGAATATGGAGATTATCGGCGAGGCTGTAAAGCATATTACGCAGGATATCAGAGACCAACACCCAGAAATTCCATGGCGGAAGATGGCTGGGTTGCGTGACATACTGATTCACGACTATGAGGGCATAAACCTTGCTCGTGTTTGGGATGTGGTAGAACACGATTTTGTATCCGTCAAGAAAGCTATTTCTCAATTGCTTCCACCGCTTGATAGGTTGGAAAACGAAATTGCAGGTGAGAACTAG